A DNA window from Streptococcus sp. LPB0220 contains the following coding sequences:
- the xerS gene encoding tyrosine recombinase XerS: MKREILLERIDKLKQVMPWYVLEYYQSKLAVPYSFTTLYEYLKEYDRFFTWVLESGISDADTMAEIPLDVLEHMTKKDMESFILYLRERPLLNANTTKNGVSQTTINRTLSALSSLYKYLTEEVENEQGEPYFYRNVMKKVATKKKKETLAARAENIKQKLFLGDETEGFLNYIDEEYPKTLSNRALSSFNKNKERDLAIIALLLASGVRLSEAVNLDLRDLNLKMMVIDVTRKGGKRDSVNVAAFAKPYLEQYLAIRDKRYKTEKTDTALFLTLYRGGPNRIDASSVEKMVAKYSEDFKVRVTPHKLRHTLATRLYDATKSQVLVSHQLGHASTQVTDLYTHIVNDEQKNALDSL; this comes from the coding sequence ATGAAACGCGAGATCTTATTAGAACGGATTGATAAACTCAAACAAGTCATGCCCTGGTACGTTTTGGAATATTACCAATCGAAACTGGCCGTTCCATACAGTTTTACGACCTTGTACGAATACTTAAAGGAATACGATCGATTTTTCACCTGGGTTTTGGAATCTGGTATATCAGATGCTGACACCATGGCCGAGATCCCCTTAGACGTTCTGGAGCACATGACCAAGAAAGACATGGAATCCTTTATTCTTTACTTACGTGAACGCCCTCTGCTCAATGCCAATACAACAAAAAACGGGGTTTCCCAAACAACGATTAACCGCACTTTATCTGCACTTTCTAGCCTTTATAAGTATTTGACCGAGGAAGTTGAAAATGAGCAAGGGGAACCTTATTTCTACCGTAATGTCATGAAGAAGGTTGCTACCAAGAAAAAGAAAGAAACCTTGGCGGCTCGTGCTGAAAATATCAAACAAAAGCTCTTTTTAGGGGATGAAACTGAGGGATTTTTGAATTATATCGATGAGGAATACCCTAAAACACTCTCAAATCGCGCCTTATCTTCCTTTAATAAGAATAAAGAGCGAGATTTAGCCATTATCGCACTCCTTCTTGCATCTGGTGTCCGTTTATCTGAGGCAGTCAACTTGGACCTTCGTGACCTCAATCTTAAGATGATGGTGATTGATGTTACTCGAAAAGGTGGGAAACGTGACTCAGTCAATGTTGCTGCCTTTGCTAAGCCTTATCTGGAGCAATATCTTGCTATTCGAGACAAACGTTACAAGACTGAAAAGACTGATACAGCCCTCTTTCTGACCTTGTATCGAGGTGGTCCAAACCGAATTGATGCTTCTAGCGTTGAAAAGATGGTCGCCAAGTATTCAGAAGACTTCAAAGTCCGCGTGACACCCCATAAACTTCGCCATACATTAGCAACCCGTCTCTATGATGCAACCAAATCACAGGTTTTGGTCAGCCACCAGCTGGGACATGCTAGCACACAAGTTACAGACTTGTATACGCATATCGTTAATGATGAGCAGAAAAATGCTTTGGATAGTTTGTGA
- the ffh gene encoding signal recognition particle protein has translation MAFESLTERLQNVFKNLRKKGKISEADVQEATKEIRLALLEADVALPVVKDFIKRVRERAVGHEVIETLNPAQQIVKIVDEELTAILGSETAEIIKSPKIPTIIMMVGLQGAGKTTFAGKLANKLVKEENARPLMIAADIYRPAAIDQLKTLGQQINVPVFSLGTEVPAVEIVRQGLEQARANHNDYVLIDTAGRLQIDEKLMGELRDVKALAEPNEILLVVDAMIGQEAANVAREFNEQLEVTGVILTKIDGDTRGGAALSVRQITGKPIKFTGTGEKITDIETFHPDRMSGRILGMGDMLTLIEKASQEYDEKRSLELAEKMRENTFDFNDFIDQLDQVQNMGPMEDLLKMLPGMANNPAMKNLKVDEREIARKRAIVSSMTPAERENPDLLNPSRRRRIAAGSGNSFVEVNKFIKDFNQAKQMMQGVLSGDMNKMMKQMGLNPNNMPKNMPGGMPDMSALEGMMGQGGMPDLSALGGGAGMPDMSQMFGGGLKGKAGEFMMKRAMNKMAKQMRKNKKKRK, from the coding sequence ATGGCATTTGAAAGTTTAACCGAACGTTTACAAAACGTCTTTAAAAATCTTCGTAAGAAAGGGAAAATCTCTGAAGCGGATGTCCAAGAGGCAACCAAAGAGATTCGTCTAGCCCTCTTAGAGGCCGACGTTGCCCTTCCTGTTGTAAAAGACTTCATCAAACGCGTCCGCGAGCGGGCTGTAGGTCATGAAGTCATCGAAACCTTGAACCCTGCCCAACAAATCGTGAAGATTGTCGATGAAGAATTGACAGCGATTTTGGGTTCAGAAACAGCAGAAATTATCAAATCACCTAAGATTCCAACCATTATCATGATGGTCGGTCTTCAAGGGGCTGGTAAAACAACCTTTGCGGGTAAATTGGCCAACAAATTGGTCAAGGAAGAGAATGCACGTCCTTTGATGATTGCGGCCGATATCTATCGTCCAGCAGCCATCGACCAGTTGAAGACTCTTGGTCAACAGATCAATGTCCCTGTCTTCTCACTTGGTACAGAAGTCCCTGCAGTAGAGATCGTTCGTCAAGGTTTGGAGCAGGCGAGAGCCAACCACAATGACTATGTCTTGATCGATACGGCTGGTCGTCTGCAAATCGATGAAAAACTCATGGGCGAGTTGCGGGATGTCAAAGCCCTTGCCGAGCCAAATGAAATCCTCTTGGTTGTCGATGCCATGATCGGTCAAGAAGCAGCCAATGTGGCGCGTGAGTTCAATGAACAGCTCGAAGTGACTGGGGTCATCTTGACCAAGATCGATGGGGATACCCGTGGTGGTGCGGCCCTTTCTGTCCGTCAGATTACTGGGAAGCCAATCAAGTTCACTGGTACTGGTGAAAAAATCACTGATATCGAAACCTTCCACCCAGACCGCATGTCTGGTCGGATCCTCGGTATGGGGGATATGCTGACACTGATCGAGAAGGCTTCTCAAGAATACGATGAAAAACGCTCTCTTGAACTCGCTGAAAAAATGCGGGAAAATACCTTCGATTTCAATGACTTCATTGATCAGTTAGACCAAGTTCAAAATATGGGACCAATGGAAGATCTGCTCAAGATGCTTCCAGGGATGGCCAATAACCCTGCCATGAAGAACCTCAAAGTCGATGAACGAGAAATTGCTCGCAAACGCGCGATCGTATCATCCATGACACCAGCTGAACGCGAAAATCCAGATTTATTAAATCCAAGCCGTCGTCGTCGGATTGCGGCTGGTTCAGGAAATAGCTTTGTCGAAGTCAATAAATTCATCAAGGACTTTAACCAAGCTAAGCAGATGATGCAAGGCGTCCTCTCTGGCGATATGAACAAGATGATGAAACAAATGGGGCTTAATCCGAATAACATGCCGAAAAATATGCCTGGCGGAATGCCAGATATGTCTGCCCTCGAAGGCATGATGGGACAAGGTGGCATGCCTGACTTGTCAGCTCTTGGCGGAGGCGCTGGAATGCCTGATATGAGCCAAATGTTTGGTGGTGGTCTCAAAGGAAAAGCCGGCGAATTTATGATGAAACGGGCGATGAACAAGATGGCCAAACAAATGCGCAAAAATAAGAAAAAACGGAAATAA
- a CDS encoding F390 synthetase-related protein: MKKTVFLKTFIETRWCHRFRSKEALKRYQDKQLARYHAFITSQSPYFQTHSPESFGTMDKTFMMSHFNELNTLGVDRDQALEMAIRGEQTRDFTEMNGEVAVGLSSGTSGHRGVFVTTEKERSMWAAAILAKMLPKGKLFGHRIAFFLRADNELYQTINSGLIRLEYFDIFKDSKEHLERLKDYQPTIVVAPASTLIELANYVSNQQLAIQPVKVVSVAEILEDRDAQTIAKAFQLDKVDQVYQATEGFLACTCSEGNLHLNEDILYVEKEYLDDSRFYPIITDFKRTSQPIYRYRLNDILVEDKSPCPCGSVFTRIAKIEGRSDDIFYFKKEDGSSQMIYPDFIRRCILFVENIQDYQVTQLADGSITIALSHRTESMEQAIFAQFELLAQQKQFILPSIQFIDYQWDPTRKLKRVQRLQ; the protein is encoded by the coding sequence ATGAAAAAAACAGTCTTTCTGAAAACCTTTATTGAAACCAGATGGTGCCACCGATTCCGTTCTAAGGAGGCCTTGAAGCGATACCAAGATAAACAATTGGCACGCTACCATGCTTTTATCACTTCTCAATCTCCCTATTTTCAAACCCATTCTCCCGAATCATTTGGAACCATGGATAAAACCTTCATGATGTCACATTTCAATGAACTCAATACCCTAGGGGTGGATCGAGATCAGGCTTTAGAAATGGCGATTCGCGGAGAACAAACACGAGATTTTACCGAGATGAATGGAGAAGTAGCAGTAGGCTTGTCTTCTGGGACTTCAGGCCACCGAGGAGTTTTTGTCACCACAGAAAAAGAAAGAAGTATGTGGGCTGCAGCGATTCTAGCCAAGATGCTACCGAAAGGAAAACTGTTTGGTCATCGCATTGCCTTTTTCTTACGAGCGGACAATGAACTCTATCAAACCATTAATTCAGGCCTTATCCGCTTGGAATATTTTGATATTTTCAAGGATAGCAAGGAGCATTTAGAGCGTCTCAAAGACTATCAACCAACCATTGTGGTCGCACCAGCTTCAACCTTGATTGAGTTAGCCAACTATGTCAGCAATCAGCAACTTGCGATCCAACCTGTCAAGGTTGTTTCTGTCGCAGAGATTCTAGAAGATCGAGATGCTCAGACCATCGCCAAAGCTTTTCAACTAGACAAGGTTGATCAGGTCTACCAAGCGACAGAGGGATTTTTAGCTTGTACCTGTTCAGAAGGCAATCTACATCTTAACGAAGATATTTTGTATGTCGAAAAAGAGTACCTTGATGATAGTCGCTTTTATCCGATTATTACGGATTTCAAACGAACCAGTCAACCCATCTATCGCTACCGCCTCAATGATATTTTGGTGGAAGATAAGTCACCTTGTCCTTGTGGTTCCGTCTTTACTCGAATCGCAAAGATCGAAGGACGATCGGACGATATCTTTTATTTCAAAAAAGAAGATGGCAGTAGCCAGATGATCTATCCGGATTTTATTCGACGGTGCATCCTCTTTGTCGAAAATATTCAGGACTATCAAGTAACTCAGTTGGCAGATGGATCCATTACCATTGCCTTGAGTCACCGGACAGAGTCTATGGAGCAAGCGATCTTTGCTCAATTTGAACTCTTAGCTCAGCAAAAACAATTCATTCTCCCAAGTATTCAATTTATTGATTACCAATGGGACCCAACACGTAAATTAAAACGTGTTCAACGACTTCAATAA
- a CDS encoding 3-oxoacyl-[acyl-carrier-protein] synthase III C-terminal domain-containing protein, translating into MTTVKRHLQIKGYGTALPAHTVSFKDQTRYRVKEGEETQIDLAARAIKAALNHAGLKMADIDCLVSASAVGVQPIPCTAALIHERVAKGLTIPAMDINTTCTSFVSALSTVSYLIEGCEYQRVLIVSSEVGSLGLNPKQKESFELFSDGAAAFIFEATKEDKGIIASMQRTWSEGAHDTEIRGGLTAYHPKLYSEATKTDFMFDMKGKKILLLSARVIPEMFQEFQEKSGISKDAVDYIIPHQASRALPLVMDKLGVGKDKYLNIVSDYGNMVSVAVPFGLAYALDHGYVKEGDTIFLMGTAAGMTVNMLALKL; encoded by the coding sequence ATGACTACCGTAAAAAGACATTTGCAAATTAAAGGCTATGGAACAGCGCTTCCAGCTCATACAGTTTCTTTCAAAGACCAGACTCGTTACCGCGTGAAAGAAGGAGAAGAAACACAGATTGATCTTGCAGCGCGTGCGATTAAAGCTGCTTTAAACCATGCAGGACTTAAGATGGCAGACATCGACTGCCTGGTTTCGGCTAGTGCTGTTGGCGTTCAGCCCATTCCTTGTACAGCAGCTCTGATCCATGAGCGCGTGGCCAAGGGACTAACGATTCCTGCTATGGATATCAATACCACCTGTACCAGTTTTGTATCTGCTTTAAGCACTGTTTCTTATCTGATTGAAGGTTGTGAATACCAACGGGTTCTGATTGTATCTAGTGAAGTAGGGAGCCTAGGGCTGAATCCTAAACAAAAAGAAAGCTTTGAATTGTTTAGTGATGGAGCTGCAGCCTTTATTTTTGAAGCAACAAAGGAAGATAAAGGAATCATTGCCAGTATGCAACGTACCTGGTCTGAGGGAGCCCATGATACTGAAATTCGTGGTGGTTTGACAGCTTATCATCCGAAATTGTACTCTGAAGCAACCAAGACTGATTTCATGTTTGATATGAAAGGGAAGAAGATTCTTTTGCTTTCTGCCCGTGTTATTCCAGAAATGTTCCAAGAATTCCAAGAGAAATCAGGCATTTCTAAAGATGCTGTAGACTATATTATTCCTCACCAAGCAAGCCGTGCCTTGCCACTGGTCATGGACAAATTAGGCGTTGGCAAAGACAAGTACCTTAATATTGTCAGTGATTATGGAAATATGGTTTCGGTAGCCGTGCCTTTCGGCCTAGCCTATGCATTGGATCATGGCTATGTGAAGGAAGGAGATACCATCTTCTTGATGGGAACTGCAGCAGGGATGACGGTCAATATGTTGGCACTGAAACTTTAA
- a CDS encoding ABC transporter ATP-binding protein yields the protein MISVEHLTKSFGQRTVFQDLSLQFTEGKVYALTGNSGCGKTTLLNILAKIEPYEEGSISYQGQELKQIKQHHFFKHELGYLFQNFGLLENETIAKNLDLGLIGQKLTKKEKKQQEEEVLKKVGLAYLSLDQKIYELSGGEAQRVALAKVILKDPPLILADELTAALDPETSREVMDLLLTLKKQDRLIIIATHNPVIWEQADEVIRLN from the coding sequence ATGATTAGCGTAGAACATTTAACCAAATCATTTGGCCAACGAACGGTCTTTCAAGATTTGAGCTTGCAATTTACAGAAGGTAAGGTCTATGCTCTGACCGGAAATAGTGGGTGTGGTAAAACAACCTTGCTTAATATTTTGGCTAAGATAGAGCCTTATGAAGAAGGGAGTATAAGCTATCAAGGGCAGGAACTGAAACAAATCAAACAACATCACTTTTTTAAGCATGAATTAGGCTATCTCTTTCAAAACTTTGGCCTACTTGAAAACGAAACGATCGCTAAAAATTTAGATTTGGGATTGATTGGTCAAAAATTAACAAAAAAGGAGAAGAAGCAGCAAGAAGAAGAAGTACTCAAAAAAGTAGGACTGGCTTACCTTTCTCTGGATCAAAAGATTTATGAATTATCTGGTGGCGAGGCACAACGTGTTGCATTGGCTAAAGTTATTTTAAAGGATCCACCTTTGATTTTAGCGGATGAACTAACTGCAGCACTTGATCCAGAAACTTCTCGAGAGGTGATGGACTTGCTCTTGACGTTAAAGAAGCAAGATCGTTTAATCATTATTGCAACCCATAATCCAGTAATTTGGGAACAAGCTGACGAAGTAATAAGGCTCAACTAG
- a CDS encoding MBL fold metallo-hydrolase encodes MSNMIKRIDYFPAGYCSSHSGLLFKGIPNEKMQFPAGVFLIHHREKGYILYDTGYHYEIKKKARYFWYRLATPMQMKKEDQIDYLLQERGIDPAEITYVILSHLHPDHLGGAALFPNAHFFVTQEVYEVYQKPKFKDLIFKEFLPADFKDRVTCLKADQRHPAFPYRPTADLFGDGSILVSSIDGHARGQGCLYLDEFKLFIGADLSWGVELLPYTRQMRLIPSLVQDDKKAYLKGADLLETLLQEGIQVLVSHDPQERIERILNEKNSLSENLY; translated from the coding sequence ATGTCCAACATGATCAAGCGCATTGATTATTTTCCAGCAGGCTATTGTAGCAGTCATTCTGGTCTCTTATTTAAAGGAATTCCAAATGAAAAAATGCAATTTCCGGCAGGTGTCTTTTTGATTCATCATCGTGAAAAAGGCTATATTTTGTACGATACCGGCTATCACTACGAGATTAAGAAAAAAGCTCGGTATTTCTGGTACCGTCTAGCCACCCCAATGCAGATGAAAAAAGAAGACCAGATCGATTATTTATTGCAAGAGCGTGGGATTGATCCAGCAGAAATTACTTATGTGATTCTTTCGCATCTGCACCCTGACCATCTCGGCGGAGCAGCACTTTTTCCAAATGCTCATTTCTTTGTCACCCAGGAAGTCTATGAGGTGTACCAAAAACCGAAGTTTAAAGATCTGATTTTTAAAGAGTTTTTGCCAGCTGATTTCAAAGATCGGGTGACTTGTCTCAAAGCAGATCAAAGGCATCCTGCTTTCCCCTATCGCCCGACCGCGGATCTTTTTGGAGATGGGAGCATCCTTGTTTCGTCCATCGATGGACATGCGAGAGGGCAAGGTTGTCTTTATCTGGATGAGTTCAAACTCTTCATCGGAGCAGATCTTTCTTGGGGAGTAGAGCTCTTGCCTTACACACGGCAAATGCGTCTCATTCCATCCTTGGTTCAGGATGATAAGAAGGCTTATTTAAAAGGAGCTGATTTGCTGGAAACACTCTTGCAAGAGGGCATTCAAGTTTTGGTCAGCCACGACCCGCAAGAACGGATTGAAAGGATTTTAAATGAAAAAAACAGTCTTTCTGAAAACCTTTATTGA
- a CDS encoding putative DNA-binding protein: MEIEKTNRMNALFEFYAALLTDKQMNYIELYYADDYSLAEIAEEFGVSRQAVYDNIKRTEKILEDYEMKLHIYSDYIVRSQILDQISEKYPEDPFLQEQISVLSSIDNRD, encoded by the coding sequence ATGGAAATTGAGAAAACCAACCGAATGAATGCGCTCTTTGAGTTTTATGCAGCGCTCTTGACGGACAAGCAGATGAACTACATCGAGCTCTACTACGCAGATGACTACAGCTTGGCTGAGATCGCGGAAGAGTTTGGAGTGAGCCGTCAGGCGGTCTATGACAATATTAAACGTACAGAAAAAATTTTGGAAGATTACGAAATGAAACTCCATATCTATTCCGATTACATTGTTCGTAGTCAGATTTTGGATCAGATTTCTGAAAAATACCCTGAAGATCCTTTTTTACAGGAACAAATTTCTGTGCTTTCCAGTATCGATAATCGAGACTAA
- a CDS encoding alpha/beta hydrolase → MLKKLFQQVIRFFARLFSSHSKPFEFPKGSKKPPIRPIIFVPGSSASIQRFNGTIRMLHRFSRKKQSLLKIKVNKDDSIEMEGRLNTKEPNPMIVIGFENNRDGYSNIKQQIESLKIAITYLLDHYYFTEFKAVGHSNGGLVLTGLLESGFLEKKKLTVRKLAIIGSPYQFNQDMYDDFQKWKHRLGKEVEVLNFVGSFAGKSDGIVPLSSAQAAKSIFEKQAYTEVNLKGRKAHHSALPTNPDLVKQLSLFLNL, encoded by the coding sequence ATGTTAAAAAAACTATTTCAACAAGTCATTCGTTTCTTTGCAAGATTGTTTTCTTCGCACAGCAAGCCCTTTGAATTCCCTAAAGGGTCGAAGAAACCACCGATCAGACCAATCATCTTTGTCCCCGGGAGTTCAGCAAGTATCCAGCGATTCAATGGAACCATTCGCATGCTCCATCGCTTTTCTAGAAAAAAGCAAAGTCTCTTAAAAATAAAGGTCAATAAAGATGATTCTATAGAGATGGAAGGAAGACTAAATACAAAAGAGCCAAACCCTATGATTGTGATTGGCTTTGAGAACAATCGAGATGGCTACAGCAATATCAAGCAGCAAATCGAATCCCTTAAGATCGCCATCACCTACCTCCTTGATCACTATTATTTTACAGAGTTCAAGGCAGTCGGGCACTCCAATGGTGGACTAGTTTTGACTGGTTTACTGGAAAGTGGCTTTTTAGAAAAGAAAAAGCTGACCGTAAGGAAGCTCGCTATTATTGGCAGTCCTTACCAATTCAATCAAGATATGTATGACGATTTTCAAAAATGGAAACATCGCCTAGGAAAAGAAGTAGAGGTCCTTAACTTTGTTGGTAGCTTTGCTGGAAAATCAGATGGCATCGTCCCTCTCTCTAGTGCACAAGCAGCAAAATCTATTTTTGAGAAACAAGCCTATACAGAAGTAAATTTAAAAGGACGCAAGGCTCATCATTCAGCTTTACCCACTAATCCAGATCTAGTGAAACAATTAAGTCTATTTTTGAATCTGTAA
- a CDS encoding NAD-dependent epimerase/dehydratase family protein, with translation MKILVTGATGFLGKYVIDELLAHDYNIVAFGRNEKIGKTLENERVQFVKGNLSSTEELRQAFQHVDAVVHAGALSSAWGPWKAFYQANVVGTKNVLELCREYAVKRLVYVSSPSIYAAGKDQLNIMESDAPKENHLNNYIRSKLASEKLFSDYPDVPSIILRPRGLFGVGDTSILPRVLRLSRKIGIPLIREGEQLMDMTCVENVALAIRLALEAKEAHGQVYNITNGEPKTFKYLIETTLKGLGEPIRYRKIPAGLVAGAAYSLEGVYRLFHLKTEPPLTRYTYYLLRYSQTLDIQKAQTELGYYAKMTIEEGIDNYVQHDQAH, from the coding sequence ATGAAAATACTTGTAACAGGTGCGACTGGCTTCCTTGGAAAATATGTGATCGATGAGTTGTTGGCTCACGATTATAACATTGTAGCCTTTGGCCGAAATGAAAAAATTGGGAAGACTCTGGAAAATGAGCGCGTCCAATTTGTGAAAGGGAATTTGAGCTCTACAGAGGAATTAAGACAAGCCTTTCAGCATGTCGATGCTGTGGTTCACGCTGGCGCTTTATCTTCAGCTTGGGGACCTTGGAAGGCCTTCTATCAGGCGAATGTAGTTGGCACTAAAAATGTCCTTGAATTGTGCCGTGAATATGCGGTAAAACGCTTGGTTTACGTATCTTCTCCTAGTATTTACGCAGCTGGAAAAGATCAATTAAACATCATGGAAAGTGATGCTCCAAAAGAAAATCACCTCAACAATTACATCCGAAGTAAATTGGCGTCTGAAAAACTTTTTTCTGACTATCCGGATGTGCCAAGTATCATCTTGCGTCCTAGAGGATTATTTGGTGTGGGGGATACCAGCATTTTGCCTCGTGTCTTACGCCTCAGTCGAAAAATTGGAATTCCTTTGATTCGAGAAGGAGAGCAGCTGATGGATATGACCTGTGTGGAAAATGTTGCCCTAGCCATTCGCTTGGCTCTGGAAGCAAAAGAAGCACACGGGCAGGTTTATAATATTACAAATGGGGAACCAAAGACCTTTAAGTATTTGATCGAAACCACACTAAAGGGATTGGGAGAGCCGATTCGCTATCGGAAAATTCCGGCAGGTCTTGTAGCAGGTGCGGCCTATAGCCTTGAAGGAGTGTATCGATTATTCCATCTGAAAACTGAACCTCCATTGACTCGCTATACCTATTATCTCCTTCGATATAGCCAAACCCTCGATATTCAAAAGGCCCAAACCGAACTTGGCTACTATGCAAAAATGACTATTGAAGAAGGGATTGACAACTATGTCCAACATGATCAAGCGCATTGA
- a CDS encoding acetylxylan esterase, whose protein sequence is MKDPKLLETMKAYKGRDDVPDDFDNFWNQTLAKMTELPEYKLEERDFSIPNVICYELTFKGTRNGLVYSRMILPKTDQKIPVIFHFHGYMGRCWDWADMLAYTVAGYGVVSMDVRGQSGYSTDGDRSPLGNTVKGQIIRGAVEGPEELFYKDIYLDLYQLIEIVASLPQVDDSKLASYGASQGGALALIAAGLNPRIQRTVAIYPFLSDFRRVLEIGNTSEAYDELFRYFKFHDPFHETEDRLMQTLAYIDVKNFAHRIKGQVHMITGLDDDVCYPETQFAIYNRLEGPKEHLIMPEYAHEAMNVQVNDRVYNWLCGSKIPFQYVEK, encoded by the coding sequence ATGAAAGATCCTAAATTACTAGAGACAATGAAAGCATACAAGGGACGGGATGATGTTCCTGATGATTTTGATAATTTTTGGAATCAAACCCTAGCAAAGATGACTGAACTGCCTGAATACAAGCTTGAAGAACGAGATTTCAGCATTCCAAATGTGATTTGTTATGAATTAACCTTTAAAGGAACCAGAAATGGCCTTGTCTATTCAAGAATGATTCTTCCAAAAACGGATCAAAAGATTCCAGTAATTTTCCATTTTCATGGCTATATGGGACGTTGTTGGGATTGGGCTGATATGTTGGCTTATACAGTAGCCGGCTATGGTGTTGTGTCTATGGACGTAAGAGGGCAGTCAGGCTACTCAACAGACGGTGACCGTTCACCACTTGGTAATACGGTAAAAGGACAGATTATCCGTGGAGCCGTGGAAGGTCCGGAAGAGCTCTTTTATAAGGATATCTACTTAGATCTTTACCAGTTAATTGAAATTGTAGCCAGCCTTCCTCAAGTAGATGACAGCAAACTTGCCAGCTACGGAGCCTCTCAAGGTGGTGCCCTGGCCCTGATTGCTGCTGGATTAAATCCCCGAATCCAACGAACAGTCGCCATTTATCCATTCTTATCGGATTTCAGACGGGTATTAGAGATCGGAAATACCAGTGAGGCCTATGACGAGCTTTTCCGTTATTTCAAGTTCCATGATCCATTCCATGAAACGGAAGATCGTTTGATGCAGACTTTGGCCTATATTGATGTGAAAAATTTTGCCCATCGTATCAAAGGACAGGTTCACATGATTACAGGTCTAGATGATGATGTCTGTTATCCTGAAACGCAGTTTGCCATTTATAATCGATTAGAAGGTCCAAAAGAGCATTTAATCATGCCAGAATATGCCCACGAAGCAATGAACGTTCAAGTCAATGATCGAGTCTATAATTGGCTCTGTGGTAGCAAGATTCCATTTCAATATGTAGAAAAATAA